One stretch of Psilocybe cubensis strain MGC-MH-2018 chromosome 6, whole genome shotgun sequence DNA includes these proteins:
- a CDS encoding putative MFS-type transporter YdeR, which yields MSSNSTLNGDIEVASKEQEKPFHGSVLPTDLSDGPSKDFNFLPIPKRLRYHPAKPFNFNIWMNWGLSFAATFLISNMYYCQPLLIQMSITFGASYEAVSKVPTLIQAGYAVGLFFICPLGDLVRRRQLLLLLVFVTATLTIGLAITRSILVFQILNFLIGLANISPQILVPLAADLARPEQRAFAYSIVLTGMLSGVLIARVLSGVIAQFSSWRVVYYMAIGAQYLILLVSYAVIPDYPAKNKDMTYQGILWSMIKYSVTEPLVVQVEIMSIMTSACFSSYWVTLTFLLGGPPYNYSTLVIGLFGLLGLAGMAMGPFAGRIVDNIAPWYGMLVSTILLLVFQSIQTAAAGFSIAAVIIACIGLDAIRQMQNVSLTTAVFSIT from the exons ATGTCTTCGAACTCTACTCTCAACGGAGACATCGAGGTCGCCTCCAAAGAGCAAGAAAAACCTTTCCATGGTAGTGTTCTCCCAACCGACCTATCCGACGGTCCCTCCAAGGACTTCAATTTTCTCCCCATTCCAAAACGGCTTCGATATCATCCCGCAAAACCATTTAATTTCAATATATGGATGAACTGGGGGCTTAGCTTTGCTGCTACGTTCC TAATCTCAAACATGTATTATTGTCAACCATTACTCA TTCAAATGTCGATTACGTTCGGGGCTTCCTACGAGGCCGTCTCCAA AGTCCCGACTTTGATACAGGCAGG ATATGCAGTGGGGCTGTTCTTCATCTGTCCATTAGGAGACCTTGTGCGACGGCGGCAGCTGTTGTTGCTCCTCGTATTCGTCACAGCCACACTAACCATCGGGTTGGCAATTACACGGAGTATCTTGGTGTTTCAAATCCTGAATTTTCTGATTGGCCTGGCCAACATCTCCCCGCAGATTCTGGTACCTCTCGCTGCTGATCTCGCGCGTCCTGAGCAAAGAGCATTTGCCTATTCCATTGTGCTCACCGGCATGTTGTCAGGTGTCCTCATTGCTCGAGTGCTCTCTGGGGTGATAGCACAGTTTTCTTCCTGGCGTGTCGTGTATTATATGGCAATCGGTGCCCAATACCTCATTCTCCTTGTCAGTTATGCCGTGATTCCGGACTATCCCGCAAAGAACAAGGATATGACTTATCAGGGTATTCTCTGGAGTATGATAAAGTACTCGGTGACGGAACCACTCGTCGTACAAGTCGAAATCATGTCAATAATGACAAGCGCGTGCTTTTCGAGCTACTGGGTTACGTTAACCTTTCTACTAGGAGGACCGCCATACAATTATTCAAC TCTGGTGATTGGACTCTTCGGTCTACTAGGCCTTGCTGGAATGGCCATGGGTCCATTTGCTGGTAGAATTGTGGATAACATCGCACCTTGGTATGGAATGCTCGTATCGACCATTCTGCTTCTGGTTTTCCAGTCTATACAGACTGCTGCTGCAGGCTTTAGCATTGCAGCCGTCATTATAGCGTGCATTGGGTTGGATGCCATTCGGCAAATGCAAAATGTCTCGTTGACTACAGCAGTTTTCAG TATTACGTAG
- a CDS encoding Chitotriosidase-1: MTPVCKWAKHLFAVSCHATSYCINFFSWVSKTLAALLYADILFQVFVYHWGLVNAQGNTTGLPVGSCTKTIPCGNGACCNSESGFCGLASAELQRISVRLVASLSVSHQLKSLVGTTRQRLYTDVLDTMRSVPLFSELPVDNLLSSRRGRWLATVGLVIFNFAFALISEDFTLKEMAANDSSLWIRTTALKERNPTLKVFLSIGGWNFNDPPTQHIFSNLAGSLSATNTFIKSTLGVLQAYGFDGIDIDWEYPVAPERGGAPEDKDNFPIFLSRIKSAFSPRGYGLTFTAPSSYWYLQHFDLPALLKSADWVNIMTYDLHGVWDKNDTNVGPFVLAHTNLTEIMDTMQLFRNVQIDPSQMVMGIGFYGRSFTLVDGQCSSPGCAFSGGGDPGECSLNSGTLMFSEIQKLLDSTSNAIPVFDEAAAVKYITWNDNQWVSYDDAQTLQMKLNYANSICLGGTMIWSLDQDDNLYTALTGLYPDIGINTPSSIESGNQCRVTGCGQQCPPGYDSLTRLSQIPTGGSCPKNKLARLCCPKGDEPQKCSWRGGGGTSCNGRCNVGEIVLALDKTGDDGHPTCIQGSKAFCCSSGDPQAGACSTGPCDSQTCDPPFIAQTHVNLGPIDIDGCADTPPGQGPFALCPVECLEPTKPVCCKPGYKNCKWVGDPPACLNAVCSPGQIAIFSDIQGDASSQCFGNNKRYYCCDPPSGSSFVPIPVSDVFPSTVDADEPVTFTVDFDDNTGTSSTSSTGAGSSGIGDDGRENDSPFGELFISSPNPSAVSSMDIASDWVVTGCDSTSDQPQTVLAYCSKSMDDDDSGCGHVFIGQAEHTIIQMPKSCGLGPYARVVSLTEHTDQNSLSQEHQAKKPTNEMVYSLSFDYNFLAIPEDNGPVLDAIVNSPPDSGTTSTRRRRDFHQPLEYDKRWFGPFDAWLKKLNTVRSSKTVSRDYHWSDTYTIFHAEQQCPNFSSSLDISVTGTAQITSQFGYYLEATIVPPAVQQAYVFFDAGAGAQASFTISGLAEAHYTSGRRELATFGFPGLYYPGLLTLGPSLHLYGELTGQLSLSGRYTATIGYTFPPINYAFGLADDNPDEASSIDEDPSSPVNSTSDNVGYDFAVGYNVNLEGSLQIPSLQLGVNVLGGSLIDAEVFAEADMYAGVSISGSVSQSSALTFCVNPHYGINLNAGLTGSVLFWRADPVVKNFFSADFPFGGSCFDSVNEGTGSGNSRRSINESSYTYEARGSGQLGSSVLMTHDQDIPAYAVINKRSPTSQKRSMNDLEAVTIQKPLTSWTVGSADASAIEHDPSLKRRAIPFLPGFLTCPTVGDEIAGVGGATDCYCYSDNNIDDQGATGQYADIQARWIEDITANYSSTYTKDDQTMDDQTDQILRRASGTATMTTCPAYSLDMSGYSGTDIVTYFDVKPAEQLKPTLGTYTPYPPNILNAAGIPVLTTDESGGAIYGREHIYEVSMASLFIDHLQQFTDLWQIKKGPSWCQWVNQNLRSGSNSVFEQIQNCYPGGSNGADEMVMLEQQANVFKNYAYFATERLLVPGNRNVIQLVDDDKWDKMCPTKQVARLRAAAGLPSYLNSFDAKRLFKKDNTCIRNIWVSWYNSYVQLSPLRGPNPGNVNVPNIYDNFIYNILNGVVPYLKSQITHYIQNFNPNGGDADTVEVRLSLPVELDYWTDFLNGNKAAPWDNNLAPKADVKVSRTQLTQSILNAMPSITWLNTLPTH; the protein is encoded by the exons ATGACACCAGTTTGCAAGTGGGCAAAGCATCTCTTTGCAGTATCTTGTCATGCTACTTCATACTGcattaattttttttcgtggGTTTCCAAGACTCTTGCAGCACTTCTCTATGCTGACATTTTGTTCCAAGTGTTCGTATATCATTGGGGACTAGTTAATGCCCAGGGAAACACCACAGGACTACCAGTTGGTAGTTGCACGAAAACTATTCCATGTGGAAACGGGGCATGTTGCAACTCGGAGTCCGGTTTTTGTGG TTTGGCTTCTGCGGAACTACAGAGG ATTTCTGTGAGACTGGTTGCCAGTCTTTCTGTAAGCCACCAGCTCAAGAGTCTTGTGGGGACAACCAGGCAACGGCTCTACACAGACGTATTGGATACTATGAGGTCAGTTCCTTTATTCTCCGAGTTACCGGTAGATAATTTACTCTCATCTAGGCGTGGGCGGTGGCTAGCGACAGTCGGGCTTGTGATAT TTAACTTTGCATTTGCCCTTATTTCTGAGGACTTCACTCTGAAGGAAATGGCGGCAAACGACAGTTCCCTTTGGATACGAACCACGGCTTTAAAAGAGAGAAATCCAACACTTAAAGTCTTCCTGTCAATTGGCGGATGGAACTTTAACGATCCT CCGACACAACATATCTTCAGCAATTTGGCAGGGAGCCTCAGTGCGACAAATACATTTATTAAAAGCACACTTGGGGTATTACAGGCTTATGGATTTGACGGAATTGACATTGATTGGGAGTATCCTGTGGCACCCGAGCGCGGAGGAGCACCAGAAGATAAAGATAATTTCCCAATTTTCTTATCCAGAATTAAATCAGCCTTCTCCCCTCGAGGATACGGATTAACCTTTACGGCACCCTCAAGCTACTGGTACCTTCAGCACTTTGATCTTCCAGCTCTTTTAAAATCGGCTGATTGG GTCAACATCATGACCTACGATCTACATGGCGTCTGGGATAAGAACGACACAAATGTCGGCCCGTTCGTCCTAGCTCACACAAATTTAACAGAGATTATGGACACCATGCAACTTTTTCGAAATGTTCAGATCGATCCATCCCAGATGGTGATGGGGATAGGCTTTTACGGGCGTTCTTTCACACTTGTGGACGGG CAATGCAGCTCCCCGGGCTGTGCTTTCTCCGGTGGAGGCGATCCGGGCGAGTGCTCCCTTAACTCTGGGACACTTATGTTCTCAGAAATTCAGAAACTCTTGGACAGCACCAGCAACGCTATTCCTGTATTTGACGAGGCTGCGGCTGTGAAGTATATAACGTGGAATGACAATCAATGGGTATCT TACGACGACGCTCAAACATTGCAAATGAAGTTGAATTATGCAAATAGCATTTGTCTAGGAG GGACAATGATATGGTCCCTTGACCAGGACGACAACTTGTATACCGCTCTAACTGGCCTGTATCCCGATATCGGCATCAATACGCCGTCTTCGATCGAGTCCGGCAATCAGTGCCGAGTAACTG GCTGTGGTCAACAATGTCCCCCCGGATACGATTCACTGACAAGATTGAGCCAAATACCCACCGGAGGATCATGTCCGAAGAACAAGCTCGCACGCCTTTGCTGTCCTAAAGGAGACGAACCTCAGAAATGTTCGtggcgaggaggaggggggacAAGTTGTAATGGACGATGCAATGTTGGGGAAATCGTCCTCGCTCTGGATAAAACTGGAGATGATGGACATCCAACATGCATTCAGGGTTCTAAAGCATTCTGCTGCTCATCGGGGGACCCACAAGCTGGAGCGTGTTCTACCGGAC CTTGTGATTCACAGACATGTGATCCCCCATTTATTGCTCAAACTCACGTAAATTTGGGgcccatcgacatcgacggcTGCGCTGATACCCCCCCGGGTCAAGGACCGTTTGCACTATGCCCTGTAGAGTGCTTGGAACCCACAAAACCGGTCTGCTGCAAAC CTGGTTATAAAAATTGTAAATGGGTTGGAGACCCACCTGCGTGCTTAAATGCCGTGTGCAGCCCTGGTCAGATTGCCATAT TTAGCGATATTCAGGGAGATGCAAGCAGTCAATGCTTTGGAAATAACAAACGTTATTATTGCTGTGACCCACCCTCAG GGTCGTCTTTTGTCCCCATTCCTGTAAGCGACGTGTTCCCTTCTACTGTGGACGCAGATGAACCGGTCACTTTTACTGTCGACTTCGATGATAACACTGGCACTTCGAGCACATCTTCAACCGGTGCGGGTTCAAGTGGAATTGGTGATGACGGGAGAGAGAATGATAGTCCATTTGGAG AGCTTTTTATTTCATCCCCAAATCCCAGTGCCGTCAGCTCAATGGATATCGCATCTGATTGGGTGGTTACTGGCTGCGATTCGACCAGTGATCAGCCACAGACG GTTCTGGCATATTGCTCAAAATCAATGGACGATGATGACTCCGGCTGTGGCCACGTTTTCATTGGCCAAGCTGAGCATACCATTATCCAAATGCCCAAATCATGTGGTCTGGGACCTTACGCTCGTGTAGTTTCTTTGACTGAACATACGGACCAGAATTCCTTGTCCCAAGAACATCAGGCGAAGAAGCCTACCAATGAAATGGTATATTCCCTGTCGTTTGACTACAATTTCCTTGCCATACCGGAGGATAACGGGCCTGTCCT GGACGCCATCGTTAACAGTCCGCCTGACTCTGgcaccaccagcaccaggAGAAGACGTGATTTCCACCAACCCTTAGAGTACGATAAGAGGTGGTTTGGACCATTCGATGCATGGCTGAAGAAGCTTAACACTGTCCGCTCTTCGAAGACAGTCAGCCGAGATTATCAT TGGTCAGATACGTACACGATATTCCACGCAGAGCAACAGTGCCCGAATTTCTCATCCAGCCTCGATATCAGTGTCACTGGAACGGCTCAGATCACCAGTCAATTCGGTTATTACCTCGAAGCGACCATCGTCCCTCCCGCAGTTCAACAGGCATACGTATTCTTTgacgcaggcgcaggcgcccAAGCGTCATTTACAATCTCTGGACTTGCAGAGGCACACTACACCAGTGGCAGGCGTGAACTGGCAACATTTGGTTTCCCAGGACTTTACTATCCTGGTCTTTTGACACTTGGTCCATCCCTTCACCTCTACGGGGAGCTCACGGGGCAGCTGAGTCTGTCTGGACGGTACACTGCAACTATTGGGTATACATTTCCG CCAATCAACTATGCTTTTGGTCTCGCAGACGACAACCCTGACGAGGCAAGTTCCATTGAT GAGGATCCATCGTCTCCTGTTAATTCCACGAGCGATAACGTGGGATATGATTTTGCTGTAGGGTACAACGTCAACTTGGAAGGTTCTCTTCAG ATCCCGTCACTACAACTTGGTGTCAACGTACTTGGAGGGTCCTTGATAGATGCCGAG GTTTTCGCGGAAGCAGACATGTATGCAGGAGTTTCCATTTCTGGAAGCGTGAGCCAGTCT TCGGCTCTCACATTTTGCGTGAATCCG CACTATGGAATCAACCTTAACGCTGGACTAACTGGTTCTGTATTATTCTGGAGGGCTGACCCAGTTGT AAAGAACTTCTTCTCTGCTGATTTCCCCTTCGGAGGATCATGCTTCGACTCCGTCAATGAGGGCACTGGATCAGGCAATAGCAGACGTAGCATCAACGAATCTTCCTACACATACGAAGCGCGTGGCTCTGGACAGCTCGGGTCTAGCGTTCTCATGACCCATGACCAGGACATACCGGCATATGCGGTGATTAACAAGCGCTCACCGACATCTCAAAAGCGCAGTATGAATGATTTGGAGGCTGTTACAATTCAGAAGCCGCTGACTTCATGGACTGTTGGATCCGCTGATGCCTCTGCAATCGAACATGATCCTTCTTTGAAACGCCGAGCTATACCTTTCTTGCCCGGTTTTCTTACCTGCCCGACTGTAGGAGATGAGATTGCAGGTGTCGGCGGGGCCACTGATTGTTATTGCTACTCGGATAATAATATTGATGACCAAGGCGCCACGG GGCAATATGCTGATATTCAAGCGCGTTGGATTGAAGATATCACAGCCAATTATTCATCTACATACACAAAGGATGATCAGACAATGGATGACCAAACTGATCAAATACTCCGGCGTGCCAGTGGGACAGCCACAATGACCACATGTCCAGCATACTCCCTGGACATGTCAGGTTACTCGGGCACAGATATCGTTACATACTTTGACGTAAAACCTGCTGAACAACTAAAGCCTACATTGGGGACGTACACCCCATACCCACCCAACATTTTAAACGCCGCCGGCATTCCAGTTCTGACGACAGATGAAAGTGGAGGAGCAATCTACGGACGGGAGCACATCTACGAAGTTAGCATGG CATCGCTGTTCATCGATCATCTACAGCAGTTCACTGATCTCTGGCAGATCAAGAAGGGCCC ATCATGGTGTCAATGGGTCAATCAGAATCTGAGGTCAGGATCAAATTCGGTCTTTGAGCAGATACAAAATTGTTACCCCG GTGGCTCAAATGGAGCCGACGAGATGGTGATGCTGGAGCAACAAGCAAACGTGTTCAAGAATTATGCATACTTTGCAACAGAGCGCCTTCTTGTTCCTGGAAACAGAAATGTGATCCAACTGGTAGACGATGATAAGTGGGATAAAATGTGCCCAACGAAGCAGGTAGCGCGGTTACGTGCAGCAGCAGGCCTCCCCTCGTACTTGAACAGTTTTGAT GCAAAAAGATTGTTCAAGAAGGACAATACATGTATACGTAATATCTGGGTATCTTGGTACAATAGCTATGTGCAACTAAGTCCCCTTCGTGGTCCCAATCCGGGCAACGTTAATGTGCCCAATATCTATGACAACTTT ATATACAATATCCTCAACGGTGTCGTCCCATACCTCAAGTCCCAGATAACCCATTACATCCAAAATTTTAACCCTAATGGCGGCGACGCAGACACTGTGGAAGTTCGGCTATCGTTACCCGTAGAGTTGGATTATTGGACAGATTTCCTTAATGGAAACAAAGCTGCCCCCTGGGACAATAACCTTGCCCCCAAAGCTGACGTCAAGGTCTCGCGGACCCAGTTGACGCAGTCAATTCTAAATGCAATGCCGAGTATCACCTGGCTGAATACCCTACCTACCCATTAG
- a CDS encoding LysM domain-containing protein (LysM domain-containing protein ARB_05157), whose translation MALGPYLFTNDLPTLCTDDCLHGLVSYRADVVSACGNYLITDTGGNSYPPTLAVDYVSGPYTVQCLKDPDSGNFCGTVIESYNTTDGLLSLPTNELCTFCTLETLNATLSNPTSFSDDLADILSSAINTCGTDFEQYNVSSTGDQVVISTPFGVNSTTAPTVDCTITGQNISTTEATTCADVAAQYSVSEYDIFSSNPLLDADCNIESGTVLCVPQQCTTYVIAVNDTCQSVAQLAGTVPGTSLNVTASQIQSFNPDLGTYCQLISLRVGKAICLSPNGGWPSVGVTSAGNPSGTPTAAAPIPTPTVNGTTSACGKYYLVQGGDICQTICLTNSITFSDFLTLNPGSEVDANCTNLWLGYNYCVAPYPPFSSVTAAPLPTTNYTSATIFSYPIPTANYTITYTSSRVTPAGVPAPTNIANGTRPVACGSYYDIQTGDTLDSVSESVGVDASLLATWNLELSSGVLPPVGSAICVTFPEGNYTLLAAPRPTNTYANATTECAQYYTVQNGDGCSSIESSFALTNSQFDQLNPGLASSCTNLVLGDAYCVLPTAPFSLSNSTGLPDNVAPGTITDGCTTYYTVKSGDSCTVVEDNFNITLAQFTTWNPEIDSQCTNIEVGLAYCVASSSSSSTGPPSNVASGTITDGCTDYYTIVSGDSCPAIETKFNITMSQITTWNPEINSECTNIQLGLAYCVASSLAPPTSGPPSNVASGTVTSGCTSYYTVVSGDSCSVIEAKFGITLAQFTTWNPEINSQCTNIQVGLAYSSEKLQPLALAGAHFH comes from the exons ATGGC ACTTGGCCCATATCTCTTCACTAACGACCTTCCCACTCTCTGCACCGACGATTGTTTACATGGACTTGTATCGTATCGTGCAGATGTGGTTTCAGCTTGCGGGAACTACTTAATCACTGATACAGGGGGCAACTCGTATCCCCCAACACTGGCAGTGGACTATGTTTCTGGTCCTTATACCGTGCAGTGTCTCAAAGATCCCGACAGCGGAAATTTTTGCGGCACTGTCATTGAATCTTACAATACAACGGACGGGCTACTGTCGCTTCCAACAAATGAATTATGCACATTTTGTACGCTGGAGACTCTGAATGCAACGTTATCCAACCCGACTAGCTTTTCGGATGACCTCGCTGATATCCTTTCAAGTGCCATCAACACGTGTGGGAC CGATTTTGAACAGTATAATGTCTCTTCAACGGGCGACCAAGTTGTCATATCAACACCGTTTGGGGTCAATTCTACGACCGCGCCTACTGTTGACTGCACAATCACCGGACAAAACATCTCGACGACTGAGGCGACAACCTGTGCGGATGTAGCTGCCCAATATAGCGTGAGCGAGTACGACATTTTCTCATCAAATCCTCTCCTCGACGCCGATTGCAACATTGAGTCTGGAACCGTGCTCTGTGTTCCTCAACAATGTACCACTTATGTTATTGCGGTTAACGATACGTGTCAGTCGGTCGCTCAGCTGGCGGGCACAGTTCCTGGCACAAGTCTCAACGTGACCGCGTCCCAAATCCAATCATTCAATCCCGACCTCGGAACGTACTGTCAATTGATTTCACTTCGTGTGGGGAAAGCAATCTGCTTGAGTCCAAATGGCGGGTGGCCTTCGGTAGGGGTGACTAGCGCAGGGAATCCATCTGGTACACCTACCGCCGCTGCACCTATCCCAACCCCCACTGTTAACGGCACAACATCCGCTTGCGGGAAATACTACCTTGTACAAGGCGGGGATATTTGCCAGACTATTTGTCTCACCAATTCCATCACGTTTAGTGATTTTCTTACCCTTAATCCGG GCTCAGAGGTTGACGCCAACTGCACCAATTTATGGCTTGGATATAACTACTGTGTTGCTCCCTACCCACCATTCTCATCCGTAACTGCCGCACCACTCCCCACAACCAATTATACAAGCGCTACTATCTTCAGCTACCCTATTCCTACGGCGAATTACACCATTACCTATACGTCTAGTCGCGTCACACCTGCTGGAGTTCCAGCTCCAACAAATATTGCTAACGGAACACGACCCGTTGCTTGCGGGAGCTATTACGATATACAG ACCGGCGATACCCTCGACTCTGTTTCTGAATCCGTTGGTGTTGATGCATCCCTCCTCGCAACATGGAATCTTGAACTCAGCAGTGGTGTTTTACCCCCTGTTGGCTCCGCTATCTGTGTGACCTTTCCAGAAGGCAATTACACTTTACTCGCCGCACCGCGTCCCACAAATACATATGCCAATGCCACCACAGAATGTGCACAATACTACACCGTCCAAAATGGGGATGGATGTAGCTCCATTGAAAGCTCATTTGCACTTACAAACTCACAATTTGACCAACTTAATCCCGGCTTAGCAAGCAGTTGTACGAATCTCGTCCTCGGGGATGCTTATTGTGTTCTCCCTACCGCTCCCTTCTCTTTATCCAATTCTACCGGCCTACCGGATAACGTTGCGCCGGGGACAATCACTGATGGATGCACCACCTACTACACCGTCAAGTCTGGAGATTCTTGTACTGTGGTGGAGGATAACTTTAACATAACCTTGGCGCAATTCACGACATGGAATCCAGAGATTGACAGCCAGTGCACCAACATTGAGGTTGGATTGGCGTATTGTGTtgcatcctcctcttcctcgtcaactGGTCCGCCCAGTAATGTTGCGTCAGGGACAATCACAGATGGATGCACTGATTATTACACTATCGTATCGGGAGACTCTTGCCCTGCTATTGAAACTAAATTCAACATTACTATGTCACAAATCACGACGTGGAACCCTGAGATCAACAGCGAATGCACGAACATACAGCTCGGACTCGCATATTGTGTTGCATCCAGCCTGGCCCCACCAACCAGTGGACCTCCCAGTAATGTAGCATCCGGGACTGTCACATCCGGGTGTACATCATATTACACCGTAGTCTCAGGGGACTCCTGCTCCGTCATCGAGGCTAAATTTGGCATCACATTGGCTCAGTTTACGACATGGAACCCCGAAATCAATAGCCAGTGCACAAATATTCAGGTTGGCCTGGCGTATTCATCAGAAAAACTACAACCTCTAGCACTTGCGGGAGCTCACTTTCACTAG